Below is a genomic region from Campylobacter concisus ATCC 51562.
TCTTGTTGATATCTACTGGCTCTGCATCAAACTCTCTTTTTTTAAGATAAAAAATAGTGTCGTCTTTGTAAAAGTCATTTAAATTTTTATAGATAAATATATTTGCATCTTTAAGATACGTTACTAATTCAATAGATAAATTTGATTCGTTTATGCCACAAAGCGAAATAAATGCACCTGATCTTTTGCTAATGCTAGCAAGTTTGATTAGAAATTTTGCACCTCTTATATTTAAAGCACCAGAAATATTTACCCATAAAAGAAAAAATTTATATCCGATTTTTAGCATAATATCATGAGCTGACATATCAAAATCTTCAATAAAATCTGAGTCCATAAAACTTTTTATGGCATAAATAACGACACCATCTTTTATAAAAGTATCTATCTGATTTTGTCTTAATCTTACATGATTTAGCTGCGACACTGTATAACTATATAAATTCTTTTTTTTATTAAACTCGATCGCATCTCTAGCCTCAACCACATCAAATGAGCGATTTTTGAGATAATTAGCTAAATAGTGCTTGTACTGCTCAGTTGAGTTATAAATGAAAACTTTGTCATTTGCATTGTTTAGAAATTTATTTAAAAACAAGCTTGCAATATTTTCACTTTCAAACATTGAAATATTTAAAATATTCTTAACTGTTCTCATCATCAATTCATAAAAAATTTCATTGTAATCGCAAATCGCAAATACCACGCCAAGCTTTTGCGCTTCTTCGCTTAAATTTTCAATTACTCTACCAAGCCAAATAGGGCTAAAAAATGTAACATTTTTTAGTGAAAGCAGTATAGCACTGATATCACGCGATGAAATTTGGTTTATATATTTTTCACTTAATTTTAATGTAACATTCTCTGCTTCCAAAAAACCAAAAGGCCTTATAATTACCATAGAACCATTAAAAGTTAATTTCATTTTTGTAGAGCTTTTTTAATAAATATAATGGTTTGCATCTCTGGATAAACATTGATATCTAAAATTTTATCAACTCCAAAATCATAAAATTCAGGCCTGCTGGACTCATAAGAGAGCAAAATCTCAAAAAAGCAAAGCATCTCTTTATCAATCTTGCTTAATGATTGTTTATTCATATTCATTGCTTTTAAAAAAATATCCCAAAGACTAAAGCCATATTTTTTTTGCAAAATTTCATTATAGCTTACATCAGAATACAAAATAACATCTGACATGCAAGATGGAAATTTCGAAAATAAATTCTCACACACTATAATACAGGCTATAGAATACGGAGCAAGTGATAAATAGTTGTAGCGTTTTTCTTTAAAAGAATTTAATACCTTTAGCCAATCTGATAAAATTTTAGCATTAAGCTCGATCAAATCGACGATTTTAAAATTAAATACCTTATAAATTTTTGGGGATTTTAAAAATATAAAATAAGAAAGCACTATTGCTCTAAAAGTATCAATGCCAAGCATATTTGCTATTACTACCAAATCGTTGCCATCATAAGGAATATCAAATTTTGCACGTTTAAAAATGGAGCTAAAATAAGTTTTAAAAGATGCTATATTTTGCAAAGTAGTAACTGCCTCAGTTACATTACCAGCTAACAAAAAGTGCTCGATCTTTTCAAAAAGAGTTGGCATCTGTAAAACAAAATCAACATTTTTTTCGATCAACTCTTTACTAAGCATTTTGCATCACTCAAGATTTCTAAATATTTTTGCTATTTATAATTTTATAGACAAAGGTGTTATTTTATCTAGATTATTAATAAAAATCAATTCTTTTAAAAAAGAATCTATTTAAGCATTACTTTTGTTTGTTTTAGATAAAATCAGCAGAAATTTTTGTTTATAAGGAAAAAAAATGTCAAAAAGATGTGCGATAACAGGCAAAGGACCGATGATAGGCAACAATGTGAGCCACGCTAACAATAAAACTAAAAGAAGATTCTTGCCAAATCTTAGAACGATTCGTGTTACACTAGAAGATGGTACTACAAGAAAGATAAAAGTTGCTGCTTCTACTCTAAGAACGATGAAAAAACAATCAAACTAAGAATATAAAATGAAGAGGAATTTATGTCTTTTCTCTCAAGACTTTTAAAATTCCTCAACTGGTCAAACTCTACAAAACCAGAAATAAGCCTAGATACTGAGCTTTATGAACAATTAAAACCTTTTAGATTTCCACTAATTTCAGTCGTATTACTGTTACTTTTTGGAACATTAGGTTATGTCTTAATAGATAATTTCTCGCTAATAGATGCCTTTTACCAAGCTGGCATGACTTTTACAACAGTTGGTTTTACCGAAGTTGCTCCAATAACTCCAAAGGGCAGAATTTTTACTATCACTTTTATACTTATTGGTTTTATTATATTTACACTATCGATTGGTATTGTGGTTGAGGTTTTAAAAAGAGGTACATTAATTAGCATTTTAAAGGAACGACGCATGCTTTATAGGATCGCAAGACTAAAGAATCACTTCGTTATTTGTTATCACAATCTATACACAATCGAACTTAGTGCTCAATTTCGCGAAAATCATATACCTTTTGTAGTGGTCGATGATAGAGAAGATATCGCAGAGCTAGCTCAAATTTATAAATATCCATATTTCATAAAGGCTCAGCCACATACACAAATTGCCTTTTTAAAAACACATCTATCAAGCGCAAAAGGACTTATAACTCTTAGCTCAAATATTGCTGATAATATCGCCCTTATAGCATCTGTAAGACTTTATGAAAAAGAGATAGGTCGCAGAAAGCCTTATCATATCATCACAAATGCAGAGACAGAAGACGATACGCAAAGATTAAAAAAATTAGGTGCTGACAATGTAGTAAGCCCATCTCGCTTAGTCGCGCAGCGGTTAAGTGCCATGAGCGTAAGGCCAGACATGGAAAATTTATTAGAGCAGTTTTTGTATACAAAAAATTCACCTATCGATATAGAAGAAATTCTTGTTCCTGATTACTCTTGGATAAGATTTAAAAGACTAAAAGAGACTCATCTACGAAATATCACTAATGCGGACATAGTAGGCATTAGAGATATAAATAATAATTTTGTGCCAATGCCAAATGGTGACACATTAGTGGGGACAGGATCAAAGCTTTTAGTTATCGGTACCGTTGATGGAATACGTCTAACCAAGCGTGTTGTAAAAAGCAAACACAAACCTGAAGAATTTAAATACGTATAAAATAAATTTTTCTACTCACTCTTTTTAAAAATTTAAGCAATAGCTTGGTACCTTTTTTATATCCAAGCATTTACAAAGTCTTGATA
It encodes:
- the rpmB gene encoding 50S ribosomal protein L28 codes for the protein MSKRCAITGKGPMIGNNVSHANNKTKRRFLPNLRTIRVTLEDGTTRKIKVAASTLRTMKKQSN
- a CDS encoding potassium channel family protein, which codes for MSFLSRLLKFLNWSNSTKPEISLDTELYEQLKPFRFPLISVVLLLLFGTLGYVLIDNFSLIDAFYQAGMTFTTVGFTEVAPITPKGRIFTITFILIGFIIFTLSIGIVVEVLKRGTLISILKERRMLYRIARLKNHFVICYHNLYTIELSAQFRENHIPFVVVDDREDIAELAQIYKYPYFIKAQPHTQIAFLKTHLSSAKGLITLSSNIADNIALIASVRLYEKEIGRRKPYHIITNAETEDDTQRLKKLGADNVVSPSRLVAQRLSAMSVRPDMENLLEQFLYTKNSPIDIEEILVPDYSWIRFKRLKETHLRNITNADIVGIRDINNNFVPMPNGDTLVGTGSKLLVIGTVDGIRLTKRVVKSKHKPEEFKYV